Part of the Zonotrichia leucophrys gambelii isolate GWCS_2022_RI chromosome 12, RI_Zleu_2.0, whole genome shotgun sequence genome, AATTTGTGACCAACTTTCTGACTTCTGGAAGGATTTGTTTATGCTATTACAAAAGTGGGGTTCAGTTGgctggtgttttttgtttgagaCTCCCACTCTGTTATTTTGTGGGTTTAGGAACATTTCAGCTTCTCTCCTCTATTACCTGTTCTCTCAGTGGAGAAGCAATAAAGTCACAGCAAGTTTCAAACCACTGGCCAGAAGTTGTCCTGGTGTGCTTTTCCCCAGTTCCTAGAACAGGCTGAAGAGCTTTTATACAGAATGGAGAGTCAGCCATCTGATTACAGCTGGCTTGGGATGGCACCTAAGGACCAGGAAAGGCAGCAAGAAAAGTAAGTGTGTTGGAAATGGTTTCTGAAGGACTGTCAgcagtttgtgttggggctttCCTGAAGCATTACCATGCTTGTTGTGTGTCTGAGGAGTAACTTCAGCTCTCTGTAGATCCGCACCATGACTTTGGCCTGGAAGACTCCCAGATCTCCTAAAGACCCCCATAAGGAAAATGGATGAGCAGCTTCTAATTTCCCTCTGGCCAGATTTTACAAGGTGTTTTGGAGACGTCTAATAAGCCTCCACCAGAGATTCTCCAACTCACTTGTGCCCCAACACTGTGATTTTATAGGCACTTTTTGTCAGACTCCAACCTACCTGTAGTGCTGCAGTTGtgattccagctgctggatgtgTATTTGCAGATGTGGCACCTCCTTAGCTCTCGCTTCCAGCTCCTTCACTTTGCCAAGACTGTTGAGGACAGCGTGTCTGGCCTCTTCCAACTTCCTCCtcatctctgcctgctccctctTCAGGTTACGGTTGCAATCTTCCAGGCTGACCAGAGCTTCCTGAGAGCtcttcagctccttctccagctcctgacTGAACCTGATGGCTTCTTCAatctgcccatccctggagctccGCATGAGCTCCATTTCCTCCAGGACATTTTGGAGGCACTTGTTCTGGGAGTGCTTCTGTGTTAATGGTCTCTTCCTCCCTATGAAGCAGGGACCTTCTCCTGTATGGCTGGCATGGCTCTTCCGCAGTCCCACCTGTAATGACCAGGAGCACAAAGCAGGGAGAAATTGATGGGTTTTAATGAAGACTGAAAGTGGCTGGATTCTgctttgttggtttggtttttttcaatcACATAGAGCTGATCAGCAACTAAAGCTACTTGACCTTTGCCAAATACAGAGACAAGGAAACAATCTctggaaagtaatttttaatacCTAGCTatgcatttaattttcaatCTACACACTTATCATGTTATTGCACAAGTTTCTGTGTAGCTTTCGTGTCATTACTATGGTCTATACTCAGGAGTGAGGCAGTCTGCTGAAAAAGATATTTCCAATGAAGTTGTGTTCAGAGGAAGAGAGCAGGGAGAAGCTGGGGGCTCTGGAGCTCTCCTCTTTGTCATTTTCATTCTTCCTGGGACTACTGGGACTGATGACTTCGTGTTTGCTGCtgatttcctttcccttttttagaTGAAAATGGTAAAAGTGTCTCTGACCTGCCTTGCTGGACATTGTGAAGACAACAGTCATCTACTGCAAGTGGAAGTGTCACAGGTGGAGCAGAGTTCTGGGAGTGCTGTGTTAGTATCAAATCACACCTGGTGAGACCTGCCAGAACAATGggtccctgctgcccttccctgctctgcctgttcCAAGCTATTTCATGCCAGAGGAATTTAACTGCTGTTAAGCATGTATGTGTGTCACTCGAGCCAGTCCACCAGAACCAGCAGAATCCAGCCCTGGAATTAatggggctgtgcagagaaGCCCCACACTATTCAtcaggctgcctgcagcactggctCAAACTCTGAACGCTCGTGACCACACTCTGAGGAAAACATCCTTCTAGTATTTCTTATAGGCACTTCCGACAGAGACACTGCTTCTGCTTGTGCAGGTGGGAATGCAAAAGTTCTTTCTCACTTCAGGAAAACGCCAGTAGGATGTGCTGATACCATACACCCAGCATATGGTATCAGCACATCCTGACTGCTCGTGCAATAGAAGAAGCAGCAGTCTTGTACGCGTGGGTTTGTTAAGCTGAACTCCGCTACACTTTTAACAAGAGTGCTCCTCACAGCTATATTTAATGGTACACCGGTGCCATACATTTCTCCTTAAGGCCTCCCTGTAAGTGAACTTTGCTAAAAAGGTAATGCCGAGGACGAAGGAGCAGCTTCGGTCTCAGTGCGGCAGCGGAGGGGTTATAAACACTGACTCTCCCAGCATCTCTCCTGAAGCACTCGGGGCAGCCGCGCCGCCCCCGGGAGGCCGGTGCGGAGGCCGGCCCGGACTCACCTGCAGCGCCAGGCACCGCGCATCGCTGCTCTGCAGGGCGGCGCGCATGTCCTCCACCAGCTCCCGCAGGCTGCcgttctcctcctccagcctggcgATGCGGTCCTCGGCCTGCTCCAGCGCCGCGATCTCCTCGCAGCACTCTCGGGAGCAGGGCCCCGGCGGCCGCCGCTCGGCGCTGCCCGCGGCTCCGCGCCCGGCGGGGTcggtgcggcggcggcggcgggggctgcgCAGGCGGATCTGGGTCTCGATGTGCTCGCTCTCCCGGCCCAGCGGCAGCCGCGGCCCCGCGCGGGTGCTGAAGTGGCCGCAGAGCCGCGCGTGGAACTGGCGGAAGGTGAGCTCGGCCGAGAGCCCGTCCCACAGCCCCGCGCACTCCTCGGGCTCCGCcgcctcctccagccccagcacctggcacagcGTGCGGAAGTCCTCGCCGGGGATGCGGCCCGAACCGTCGCAGTCCAAGTGGTGGAAAATCTCCTGCAGGTACTGGTCCAGGCCGGTGGCCAGCACGACGATCTCGTTCTCTACGCCGCGGTCCAGCCCGTAGTGGTAGGCGAGGGCGCTGACCAGCCACTGCGTGCGCCGGGCCGGCCGCCCGTAGGGGTCCCAGCCCTCAGGCGGCTCCATCacgcccgcccggcccgcggcGCTGCCCGAGCATCCTGAGCTCCAGCCCGGCCGAGCGCTCGGCCCCGgcccgcggcggggcgggacgggcggggcggggccgccgccgctccAGCGCCGCTCGCCGAGCGCCCGGCTCGCCCCGCAGCGGAGCCGCGTCCGCCTTTGTCCTGCACGAACAGGGATTCCGGCAAAGCGGCCGGGTGCTATCCTTCCCCGTTTATCGGCCAAGCCTGCGCCCCAAGAGTGTTTCTCATTTCTTAACTCATTTCTCCCTTCCGGTTTCTCTTTAACACAAGCAACACAATAGCATC contains:
- the EFCC1 gene encoding EF-hand and coiled-coil domain-containing protein 1 isoform X1, which gives rise to MEPPEGWDPYGRPARRTQWLVSALAYHYGLDRGVENEIVVLATGLDQYLQEIFHHLDCDGSGRIPGEDFRTLCQVLGLEEAAEPEECAGLWDGLSAELTFRQFHARLCGHFSTRAGPRLPLGRESEHIETQIRLRSPRRRRRTDPAGRGAAGSAERRPPGPCSRECCEEIAALEQAEDRIARLEEENGSLRELVEDMRAALQSSDARCLALQVGLRKSHASHTGEGPCFIGRKRPLTQKHSQNKCLQNVLEEMELMRSSRDGQIEEAIRFSQELEKELKSSQEALVSLEDCNRNLKREQAEMRRKLEEARHAVLNSLGKVKELEARAKEVPHLQIHIQQLESQLQHYRSELERCQLAQQSSPQKQHQEQQSSPEQQQKHQEQHQEQEAAAVPRGTCRVSMAPPGTTDHEEQLCRSVEGQAASDEEEEEEQWPGHRAPQLGHRRRILAKLPCCGSGCDEKTWRKLLSYLETSSTEGKDPVELLGTISPLTEHPELNGHQERKLETSMEEMKGPWVGELQQKVEETEVLKMELQMLETERVRLSLVEEKLLDVLQLLQQLRGLNISKRALGKILLSTLESCCDPQPGKAQLLEVLDTLQQELAACELLHKQPLEQAQSPRSLSNPLVISC
- the EFCC1 gene encoding EF-hand and coiled-coil domain-containing protein 1 isoform X2; translated protein: MEPPEGWDPYGRPARRTQWLVSALAYHYGLDRGVENEIVVLATGLDQYLQEIFHHLDCDGSGRIPGEDFRTLCQVLGLEEAAEPEECAGLWDGLSAELTFRQFHARLCGHFSTRAGPRLPLGRESEHIETQIRLRSPRRRRRTDPAGRGAAGSAERRPPGPCSRECCEEIAALEQAEDRIARLEEENGSLRELVEDMRAALQSSDARCLALQVGLRKSHASHTGEGPCFIGRKRPLTQKHSQNKCLQNVLEEMELMRSSRDGQIEEAIRFSQELEKELKSSQEALVSLEDCNRNLKREQAEMRRKLEEARHAVLNSLGKVKELEARAKEVPHLQIHIQQLESQLQHYRSELERCQLAQQSSPQKQHQEQQSSPEQQQKHQEQHQEQEAAAVPRGTCRVSMAPPGTTDHEEQLCRSVEGQAASDEEEEEEQWPGHRAPQLGHRRRILAKLPCCGSGCDEKTWRKLLSYLETSSTEGKDPVELLGTISPLTEHPELNGHQERKLETSMEEMKGPWVGELQQKVEETEVLKMELQMLETERVRLSLVEEKLLDVLQLLQQLRGLNISKRALGKILLSTLESCCDPQPAIQGRGSPEPSSALQLQRKQRKEGKGRLL
- the EFCC1 gene encoding EF-hand and coiled-coil domain-containing protein 1 isoform X3, translating into MEPPEGWDPYGRPARRTQWLVSALAYHYGLDRGVENEIVVLATGLDQYLQEIFHHLDCDGSGRIPGEDFRTLCQVLGLEEAAEPEECAGLWDGLSAELTFRQFHARLCGHFSTRAGPRLPLGRESEHIETQIRLRSPRRRRRTDPAGRGAAGSAERRPPGPCSRECCEEIAALEQAEDRIARLEEENGSLRELVEDMRAALQSSDARCLALQVGLRKSHASHTGEGPCFIGRKRPLTQKHSQNKCLQNVLEEMELMRSSRDGQIEEAIRFSQELEKELKSSQEALVSLEDCNRNLKREQAEMRRKLEEARHAVLNSLGKVKELEARAKEVPHLQIHIQQLESQLQHYRSELERCQLAQQSSPQKQHQEQQSSPEQQQKHQEQHQEQEAAAVPRGTCRVSMAPPGTTDHEEQLCRSVEGQAASDEEEEEEQWPGHRAPQLGHRRRILAKLPCCGSGCDEKTWRKLLSYLETSSTEGKDPVELLGTISPLTEHPELNGHQERKLETSMEEMKGPWVGELQQKVEETEVLKMELQMLETERVRLSLVEEKLLDVLQLLQQLRGLVWKYRIHYSRTGFYRCVPWELPGGCRKLSDPFESPWS